A single region of the Triticum dicoccoides isolate Atlit2015 ecotype Zavitan chromosome 2B, WEW_v2.0, whole genome shotgun sequence genome encodes:
- the LOC119362099 gene encoding UDP-glycosyltransferase 73C4-like has protein sequence MASTETTSSSKKLRVLLIPFFASSHIGPFTELAVSLATARPQAVEATIAVTPANVSFVRSLLQRYENGSGIPVPKGVENLGAAAQADAWRIDVAALSDALMRPVQETLIRAQSPDTLVTDVHFMWNAGVCDGLGVPCVTFNVIGAFSTLAMRHLLGRVSSREPEVVTTIPRFPDPEIRVPTVELPEYLRSQRKGDQSTFDRLYAVQGDCFGLAVNTSPDLEEHYCGMYVGNGYAKRAYMLGPVSLRLPSSPEADDSRYTDWLDSKPSRSVVYVCFGSLAHVSDAQLDELALGLEASGMAFLWVVRTDKWSPPERWHERVGGRGMVATAWAPQRAILGHRAVGAFVTHCGWNSVLETVAAGVPVLTWPIVFEQFINERLLTEVLGIGERLWPDGAGVRSTRHEEQEVIPAQYVVRALTTFMQPGGPGDAARSRVMDLSARVHAAVAEGGSSDRDLHRLIDDLMEAAGVGAGRTTI, from the coding sequence ATGGCCTCTACGGAAACCACTAGCAGCAGCAAGAAGCTGCGTGTGCTCCTCATCCCCTTCTTCGCCTCCAGCCACATCGGGCCCTTCACCGAGCTCGCCGTTAGCCTTGCGACGGCCAGACCACAGGCCGTAGAGGCCACCATCGCGGTGACGCCGGCGAACGTGTCGTTCGTCCGGTCGTTGCTCCAGCGGTACGAGAACGGCAGTGGCATACCGGTCCCGAAGGGCGTCGAGAACCTCGGCGCGGCCGCGCAGGCCGACGCATGGCGCATCGACGTGGCTGCGTTGAGCGATGCGCTGATGCGCCCCGTCCAGGAAACGCTCATCAGGGCGCAGTCACCGGACACACTCGTCACCGACGTGCACTTCATGTGGAACGCCGGCGTCTGCGACGGGCTCGGCGTGCCATGCGTCACGTTCAACGTCATTGGCGCCTTCTCAACGCTCGCGATGCGCCATCTATTGGGCCGCGTTTCAAGCAGGGAGCCAGAGGTGGTGACTACCATCCCTCGGTTTCCAGACCCCGAGATACGAGTGCCCACGGTGGAGCTGCCGGAGTACTTGAGGAGCCAACGGAAGGGTGACCAATCCACCTTCGACCGGCTCTATGCGGTGCAAGGTGACTGCTTCGGGCTGGCCGTCAACACATCGCCAGATCTGGAGGAGCATTACTGCGGGATGTACGTGGGCAATGGCTACGCGAAGCGTGCGTACATGCTAGGCCCCGTGTCACTACGACTGCCGTCGTCACCGGAAGCCGACGACTCACGGTACACCGACTGGCTTGACTCGAAGCCAAGCCGGTCGGTGGTGTACGTGTGCTTCGGCAGCCTCGCCCACGTCTCCGACGCTCAGCTGGACGAGCTCGCTCTCGGGCTTGAGGCCTCAGGGATGGCGTTCCTGTGGGTGGTGAGGACGGACAAGTGGTCTCCCCCGGAGCGGTGGCATGAGCGTGTTGGAGGCAGGGGCATGGTGGCCACCGCCTGGGCTCCGCAAAGGGCTATCCTGGGGCACCGGGCGGTGGGGGCCTTCGTGACGCACTGCGGATGGAACTCCGTCCTGGAGACGGTGGCGGCGGGTGTGCCGGTGCTCACATGGCCCATAGTGTTCGAGCAGTTCATCAACGAGAGGCTGCTGACGGAGGTCCTTGGGATCGGGGAGCGGCTGTGGCCGGACGGCGCCGGCGTTCGAAGCACGAGGCACGAAGAGCAGGAGGTAATCCCCGCCCAATATGTGGTACGGGCATTGACGACCTTCATGCAGCCTGGAGGGCCGGGGGATGCAGCGAGGAGCAGAGTCATGGACCTCTCCGCCAGGGTTCACGCCGCGGTGGCGGAAGGAGGATCCTCCGACCGTGATCTGCACCGCTTGATAGATGACCTCATGGAAGCTGCCGGTGTCGGTGCCGGAAGGACGACGATATGA